A DNA window from Synchiropus splendidus isolate RoL2022-P1 chromosome 2, RoL_Sspl_1.0, whole genome shotgun sequence contains the following coding sequences:
- the LOC128753971 gene encoding lysine-rich nucleolar protein 1-like translates to MGMKIMSDEINHETLKKKKKHNREKESLPESMNGSDQPNEDMETCDGRSDKILKKKKKRKVDDCLNAAVAADPVDESAASVRKKKKKSEEIDRKAGKKRKAETTGMKCVDQEDEKKSKQQENGLMVENVEIQGKTKKKKQKKVDTVENDGITVTKKKKKAKHEENKEDEAAAAETQKEETNVLEDEKKSKKKSKKDRLKLEDDVVVSEIEAPEIIKKKKKKKFSNKEGSQDTNGNTEVEEKKPKKKKANPQEVEPLLVDESLASLAEEKTKKSKKKKSSVSLETHLETKQVQSVKKKKRRAEVADQNSQDNMADTDQKDVNSERRPAQKEAVQSQTASKPSGLGQWSTAQFNNSQQRDKFLRLMGGFKSGFQKATTSTDHANMALGAEGQKHLQQGLMGEFERAQSRRMDFSNRGAGLGFSAPTNKKFSIDVNACRSVRFDD, encoded by the exons ATGGGGATGAAAATAATGTCTGACGAGATAAATCATGAAacgctgaagaagaagaagaagcacaatAGAGAAAAAGAGTCTTTGCCTGAAAGTATGAATGGAAGTGATCAGCCAAATGAAGATATGGAAACGTGTGACGGAAGAAGTGACAAAATTctcaagaaaaagaagaaaaggaaagttGATGACTGTCTGAATGCTGCAGTTGCTGCTGACCCTGTTGATGAAAGTGCTGCCAGCGTTcgtaaaaagaagaaaaagagtgaGGAGATCGATCGGAAAGCAGGGAAGAAACGAAAAGCTGAAACGACAGGAATGAAATGTGTCGACCaggaagatgaaaagaaatcaaaacaaCAGGAAAACGGTCTGATGGTGGAAAATGTTGAGATTCAGGGGAAAACtaaaaagaagaagcaaaagAAAGTGGACACTGTTGAGAATGATGGCATTActgtaacaaaaaagaaaaagaaagcaaaacatgaagagaacaaagaagatgaagcagcagcagcagaaacccAAAAGGAAGAAACGAACGTGTTGGAAGAtgagaagaagagcaagaagaaaagtaaaaaagacAGATTAAAACTTGAGGATGATGTTGTAGTGAGTGAAATAGAAGCACCAGAAATcatcaagaagaaaaagaaaaaaaagttcagcaaTAAAGAAGGAAGTCAAGACACAAATGGGAACACAGAGGTAGAAGAGAAGAaaccaaagaagaaaaaggcTAACCCACAAGAGGTGGAACCTTTATTAGTTGACGAGAGTCTCGCCTCTTTAGCAGAAGAAAAgaccaaaaaaagcaaaaagaaaaaatcatcaGTTTCCCTGGAAACGCATTTAGAGACAAAGCAGGTGCAaagtgtgaaaaagaaaaagaggagagCTGAAGTGGCAGACCagaat tCACAAGACAACATGGCCGACACTGATCAGAAGGACGTGAACTCG GAAAGAAGACCGGCTCAGAAGGAGGCTGTTCAGTCCCAGACGGCATCCAAACCTTCG GGCTTGGGCCAGTGGAGCACTGCTCAGTTCAACAACTCCCAGCAACGCGACAAGTTCCTGCGCTTGATGGGAGGCTTCAAGTCCGGCTTCCAGAAGGCCACGACGAGCACGGATCACGCCAACATGGCGCTCGGAGCGGAGGGGCAGAAACACTTACAGCAGGGACTTATGGGAGAGTTTGAGCGAGCACAGTCGCGGAGGATGGACTTTTCCAACAGAGGAGCAGGACTTGGCTTCAGCGCACCGACAAACAAGAAGTTCTCAATCGACGTCAACGCGTGTCGCTCAGTCCGTTTTGACGACTGA
- the LOC128753983 gene encoding phosphoglycerate mutase 1, with amino-acid sequence MAAYKLVLIRHGESCWNQENRFCGWFDADLSETGTQEAQRGGQALKDAGYEFDICYTSVLKRAIRTLWHVLDAIDQMWLPVHRTWRLNERHYGGLTGLNKAETAAKHGEAQVKIWRRSFDVPPPPMDEDHDYYENISKDRRYADLTEDQLPTHESLKDTIARVLPFWNDEIVPQIKEGKRVLIAAHGNSLRGIVKHLEGMSEEAIMELNLPTGIPIVYELDKNLKPTGPMQFLGDEETVKKAMAAVAAQGKANK; translated from the exons ATGGCCGCCTACAAGCTAGTGCTAATCCGCCATGGTGAGAGCTGCTGGAACCAGGAGAACCGCTTCTGCGGCTGGTTTGATGCCGACCTGAGTGAAACCGGGACGCAAGAGGCCCAGAGAGGAGGACAGGCATTAAAAG ATGCTGGTTATGAGTTTGATATCTGCTACACCTCGGTCTTAAAGAGGGCCATTCGTACCTTATGGCACGTCCTAGATGCCATCGACCAAATGTGGCTGCCTGTTCATCGGACCTGGCGCCTCAATGAGCGTCACTATGGAGGCCTGACCGGTCTGAACAAGGCTGAAACTGCTGCCAAACACGGGGAGGCCCAG GTCAAGATATGGAGACGCTCCTTTGACGTTCCACCCCCGCCTATGGATGAGGACCATGACTACTATGAAAATATAAGCAAG GACCGGCGCTATGCCGATCTGACAGAGGACCAGCTCCCCACACACGAGAGCCTGAAGGACACCATTGCAAGAGTGCTGCCCTTCTGGAATGACGAAATTGTTCCACAAATCAAGGAAGGAAAGAGGGTGCTGATCGCCGCCCACGGCAACAGTCTCAGAGGCATCGTCAAGCATCTTGAAG GCATGTCGGAGGAGGCCATCATGGAGCTGAATCTGCCCACCGGTATCCCAATCGTGTACGAGCTGGATAAAAACCTGAAACCCACTGGCCCCATGCAGTTTTTGGGAGATGAGGAGACTGTGAAGAAGGCCATGGCTGCTGTGGCGGCTCAGGGCAAGGCCAACAAATAG
- the LOC128753986 gene encoding exosome complex component CSL4-like has protein sequence MSPMKLCVPGDKLCSRDDCIPGTGVYLRHGYIYSSLAGYVLRKNEGEELPVISVVRETETQLLPDVGAIVTCKVTSINPRFAKVHILYVGSTPLKDRFRGTIRKEDVRATEKDKVETYKSFRPGDIVLAKVISLGDVQSNYLLTTAENELGVVVAHSEAGAQMVPISWCEMQCPLTHSKEFRKVARVQPEYLQA, from the exons ATGTCGCCCATGAAGCTGTGTGTTCCAG GTGACAAACTATGCAGCAGAGACGACTGCATTCCCGGCACAGGAGTTTACCTGCGGCACGGCTACATTTACTCCTCTCTGGCAGGCTATGTGCTCAGGAAAAATGAGGGCGAAGAG TTACCAGTGATATCTGTCGTGCGGGAAACAGAAACTCAACTGCTACCAGACGTGGGCGCTATAGTCACTTGCAAG GTCACAAGCATTAACCCGCGGTTCGCAAAGGTCCATATTCTCTATGTTGGTTCCACTCCACTGAAAGACCGGTTCAGAGGAACCATCAG AAAAGAAGACGTGCGGGCGACAGAGAAAGACAAG GTGGAGACGTACAAAAGCTTCAGACCTGGTGACATCGTGCTCGCCAAAGTT ATTTCTCTGGGCGACGTCCAGTCGAACTACCTGCTGACAACAGCGGAGAATGAACTTGGGGTAGTGGTGGCTCACAGTGAAGCAG GCGCACAAATGGTGCCGATCAGCTGGTGCGAGATGCAGTGTCCGCTCACACATTCCAAAGAGTTCCGCAAAGTGGCGCGTGTGCAGCCGGAGTACCTGCAGGCGTGA